The uncultured Desulfatiglans sp. DNA window AATAAAAAACCCGGCTCCGCCTCCAAGCGGGTGCGGATGCGCATGCCGCAAGAGTCACAGTCGGTCTCCACGGTGGTGTCGATTCCCGCGTCCACCCTCAGCATTTCCTGCCGGAGGGCGCTGCGGTCACGCATCGACATGTCGTTCATGAGCTTTTTGCTCGGCGATGCTCCGTCCACGTCGATGATTCGGATCAACATGGCCGAGGAGATGGAAGGTTCTTTGAGTGCAGCCAGGCGTTTCTCCTTGTGGCCGTCCAAATAACCGAACCGAACCTTGCCCCCGGAACCGGGCAGCGTGAACGCGAACTCCCGTTCCTCTCCGTAAGGCGTGACCTCCAGCTCCTCGAGGTTGACCGTGACGGCGTTCGCCGCTCTTGACCGTGACGGCGTTCGCCGCTCGGCAGGCGGTGTTCGGGCAGGTCAGTTCCAGCTCGACCTCGTCGCCGAGGGAGATCTGACGCAGCCGGACAAGAACAAACAACCGGTCTCCGGAGAGGAGGTCGAGCACATCCTTCACCGTCGGTTCGTCATTGTCCCCCAGCCGCACGATGCAGTTCTTGAGCGCCTGGTTCACAGCGTCGCCGGTGCGGATGAGACGCTGGTTGGTGAGCAATTCCTCCTCGGCCCCGGTCATCTCCCGAAGCTCGATCTCGAGNCCGCTCGGCAATTCAAAGGTGTGCATGATCTACCTCCTCGGATCAGGTCCAATACTGGAAGCAAATGCTGAGCTTCTCGATGGTGTTGTCTGTGTTCGCGCCCTCGAGTTCGTCGTACTCCANGACCTTGATCCACGCGCCGTGCAGGGTCCATCGTCGCGTTTCGTTGCCGGTTCGGTCGTAGCGGACGAGGTCGATGTCGCGCATGTAGTCGTTNGGCAGGCCGCCGACCACGGCGTTGACGTCCACCTGTTTCTTGATCCACTCCCTGGCGGCCTCGTCGGAACCGTCCTGGAGAATCCCCTTCTCGAGGGTGATG harbors:
- a CDS encoding conserved hypothetical protein (Evidence 4 : Unknown function but conserved in other organisms): MNDMSMRDRSALRQEMLRVDAGIDTTVETDCDSCGMRIRTRLEAEPGFLFPGVRL
- a CDS encoding hypothetical protein (Evidence 5 : Unknown function); this encodes MHTFELPSGLEIELREMTGAEEELLTNQRLIRTGDAVNQALKNCIVRLGDNDEPTVKDVLDLLSGDRLFVLVRLRQISLGDEVELELTCPNTACRAANAVTVKSGERRHGQPRGAGGHALRRGTGVRVHAARFRGQGSVRLFGRPQGETPGCTQRTFHLLGHVDPNHRRGRSIAEQKAHERHVDA
- a CDS encoding Phage T4-like virus tail tube gp19 produces the protein MRSGNMPKSLYQNWQFAVEVNGFDVALFKKGQEPKTEFEEVAFAPAGSMFDQKVAGRVKFEDITLEKGILQDGSDEAAREWIKKQVDVNAVVGGLPNDYMRDIDLVRYDRTGNETRRWTLHGAWIKVXEYDELEGANTDNTIEKLSICFQYWT